A section of the Delphinus delphis chromosome 1, mDelDel1.2, whole genome shotgun sequence genome encodes:
- the LOC132414680 gene encoding left-right determination factor 2-like isoform X2 — protein sequence MRPLWLCWALWALPLAGPGAALTEEQVLGSLLRQLRLSEAPVLDRADVERLIIPAHVRAQYVALLQRSHGARSRGKRFSQNFREVAGRFLVSEAALRSHERLFPRSDRARVTVQWLHVRDDGSNRTSLIDSRLVSIHESGWKALDVTDAVNFWQQLRRPRQSLLLQVSVQREHLGPLASSAHTLVRFASQGPSGAGQREPQLELHTLDLRDYGAQGNCDPKVPATEGTHCCRREVYIDLQGMKWAENWVLEPPGFLAYECVGTCQQPPEPLTFKWPFLGPRQCIASETTSLPMIVSIPEGGKPRPQVVSLPNMRVQKCSCASDGAPVPRKLEP from the exons ATGCGGCCCCTCTGGCTCTGCTGGGCGCTCTGGGCGCTGCCCCTGGCCGGCCCCGGGGCGGCCCTGACCGAGGAGCAGGTCCTGGGCAGCCTGCTGCGGCAGCTGCGCCTCAGCGAGGCTCCTGTCCTGGACAGGGCCGATGTGGAGAGGCTGATCATCCCTGCCCACGTGAGGGCCCAGTACGTGGCCCTGCTGCAGCGCAGCCACGGGGCCCGCTCCCGGGGGAAGAGGTTCAGCCAGAACTTCCGAG AGGTGGCCGGCAGGTTCCTGGTGTCCGAG GCCGCGCTCCGCAGCCACGAGCGGCTCTTCCCGCGCAGCGACCGCGCCCGAGTCACCGTCCAGTGGCTGCACGTCCGCGATGACGGTTCCAACCGCACCTCCCTCATCGACTCCAG GCTGGTGTCCATCCACGAGAGCGGCTGGAAGGCCTTGGACGTGACGGATGCCGTGAACTTCTGGCAGCAGCTGCGCCGGCCCCGGCAGTCGCTGCTGCTGCAGGTGTCGGTGCAGCGGGAGCACCTGGGCCCGCTGGCCTCCAGCGCCCACACGCTGGTCCGCTTCGCCTCGCAGGGGCCGTCGGGCGCCGGGCAGCGGGAGCCCCAGCTGGAGCTGCACACCCTGGACCTCAGGGATTACGG AGCTCAGGGAAACTGTGATCCTAAGGTACCAGCGACCGAGGGCACCCACTGCTGCCGCCGGGAGGTGTACATTGACCTGCAGGGGATGAAGTGGGCTGAGAACTGGGTCCTGGAGCCCCCAGGCTTCCTGGCCTATGAGTGTGTGGGCACCTGCCAGCAGCCCCCAGAGCCCCTGACCTTCAAGTGGCCATTTCTGGGGCCGAGACAGTGCATCGCCTCAGAGACGACCTCGCTGCCCATGATTGTCAGCATCCCGGAGGGAGGCAAGCCCAGGCCCCAGGTGGTCAGCTTGCCCAACATGAGGGTGCAGAAGTGCAGCTGTGCCTCGGATGGGGCGCCTGTACCAAGGAAGCTGGAGCCGTAG
- the LOC132414680 gene encoding left-right determination factor 2-like isoform X1, which yields MRPLWLCWALWALPLAGPGAALTEEQVLGSLLRQLRLSEAPVLDRADVERLIIPAHVRAQYVALLQRSHGARSRGKRFSQNFREVAGRFLVSEVSSHLLVFDMEQRLPPHSELVQAVLRLFQEPVPKAALRSHERLFPRSDRARVTVQWLHVRDDGSNRTSLIDSRLVSIHESGWKALDVTDAVNFWQQLRRPRQSLLLQVSVQREHLGPLASSAHTLVRFASQGPSGAGQREPQLELHTLDLRDYGAQGNCDPKVPATEGTHCCRREVYIDLQGMKWAENWVLEPPGFLAYECVGTCQQPPEPLTFKWPFLGPRQCIASETTSLPMIVSIPEGGKPRPQVVSLPNMRVQKCSCASDGAPVPRKLEP from the exons ATGCGGCCCCTCTGGCTCTGCTGGGCGCTCTGGGCGCTGCCCCTGGCCGGCCCCGGGGCGGCCCTGACCGAGGAGCAGGTCCTGGGCAGCCTGCTGCGGCAGCTGCGCCTCAGCGAGGCTCCTGTCCTGGACAGGGCCGATGTGGAGAGGCTGATCATCCCTGCCCACGTGAGGGCCCAGTACGTGGCCCTGCTGCAGCGCAGCCACGGGGCCCGCTCCCGGGGGAAGAGGTTCAGCCAGAACTTCCGAG AGGTGGCCGGCAGGTTCCTGGTGTCCGAGGTCTCCTCGCACCTGCTGGTGTTCGACATGGAGCAGCGGCTGCCGCCCCACAGCGAGCTGGTGCAGGCCGTGCTGCGCCTCTTCCAGGAGCCGGTTCCCAAGGCCGCGCTCCGCAGCCACGAGCGGCTCTTCCCGCGCAGCGACCGCGCCCGAGTCACCGTCCAGTGGCTGCACGTCCGCGATGACGGTTCCAACCGCACCTCCCTCATCGACTCCAG GCTGGTGTCCATCCACGAGAGCGGCTGGAAGGCCTTGGACGTGACGGATGCCGTGAACTTCTGGCAGCAGCTGCGCCGGCCCCGGCAGTCGCTGCTGCTGCAGGTGTCGGTGCAGCGGGAGCACCTGGGCCCGCTGGCCTCCAGCGCCCACACGCTGGTCCGCTTCGCCTCGCAGGGGCCGTCGGGCGCCGGGCAGCGGGAGCCCCAGCTGGAGCTGCACACCCTGGACCTCAGGGATTACGG AGCTCAGGGAAACTGTGATCCTAAGGTACCAGCGACCGAGGGCACCCACTGCTGCCGCCGGGAGGTGTACATTGACCTGCAGGGGATGAAGTGGGCTGAGAACTGGGTCCTGGAGCCCCCAGGCTTCCTGGCCTATGAGTGTGTGGGCACCTGCCAGCAGCCCCCAGAGCCCCTGACCTTCAAGTGGCCATTTCTGGGGCCGAGACAGTGCATCGCCTCAGAGACGACCTCGCTGCCCATGATTGTCAGCATCCCGGAGGGAGGCAAGCCCAGGCCCCAGGTGGTCAGCTTGCCCAACATGAGGGTGCAGAAGTGCAGCTGTGCCTCGGATGGGGCGCCTGTACCAAGGAAGCTGGAGCCGTAG